The Myroides fluvii region TTAAGCTTCCCTTAACCACAATTCGCTTATCTGCAGCCATCTCGATAACTGTACCTTTTTCTATTGTTAAATTACCTTCTTTACCAACCTCAAAATTAAAAAGGCCACGAACTAAATACGGAACAGATAGTTTACTCATTGTCTGTGTACCTGAAATGGCTAATTGACTTGAAACCTCTACTTTATTCGAACTATTATCGATAAACCTATTATCTCCTTTTAACAACCCTAAATAAGCCATAGTTAATTGCAAAGGCTTCTCATTTTCTTTAAATGTATTTGTTTCAATGATTGTTTGAGCTTCATTCGTTGTATAATAAAGACTTACCCCCCATCCTTTACAATGCTGTACTAGGTTATTGGTGAACCGTAAACTCGATTGTGCTCCTATTACTATCCCACCTACTTCATTTGTTGCTTTAGAAATAGCTTTTCCACCAGCATATTCTATAATGGTATGAGTCATCTCATTTTTAGGATCATTGGTAGCGAAGAAAATCCCTCCCCAAGACCCTCTTTTTTTATCTACACCTGTAAACGTAATTGGCTTATCTGTTGTTCCTATTGCTTGCAAAGAGCCCTCTCTGGTTATCCAAAACCCTGTATCTGTTTCAAAAGCGATTACAACACCAGGTTCAATAGAGACATTATTTTCAATATTCAAATGACAAGTCACCACATAATCAACTGGAGCATTTGGATTATCTCTTAAAACAGCATCGGGATTTTTACTAAAATAATTACAGTCCAATACAATTGGAGGCTCTACCTCTATCGGATTAGCCTCTTTAGCATCAGTCGCTTGCTCTTCCACACTACAACCTACTACTAAAAGACCTAAAGCTAAAAGCCCTATAGTATAAAAAGGGGTAGCTTTCTTTTTTACGCGTTTCATCATGTTTATTGATCATTTTAAGTTTTACGTTTTTCTTGAGAAATATCAACACACTGAGACTATGGATCACAACAGTTGAACTATTCTTCTCCTAGTTAATAGCAAAAATTAAAAAAGGTAAACATGATTTATTCTTTTTTTTCTATTCAAATTGAGAAACCCGCAAGAACAACCACTTTAAACAAATCACAACCTATTAACTACCAATACAATACAAAAAAACATAAGAGTCATATGAACTAACAAAAAAGAATCAAAAAAAGATAATTAACCATCATCAGCAAAGGATGTATAACCGAACCAATTACATTGTACTAGTCCAATGACTGTTGTTTAACTTCTACTTCTAAACTGTTCGTGCTATTAATACGCCTATATTATTTTTTAATACCTAGGAAAATGAGTAGAATAAAGCAAGCGCACCAATCTTTTGTGCTAGGGAACACAAGTAGATTTTATACCAAACGACATCTTCTTTTCAAAAACTGAACCTTACCTTTCTTTTCTATTTTAAAAAGCTTGATATAAGCTATCATTTTAGCTATTTTTACAAAATAAATAACACCTAAAACAAAGAAATATGTCTTTTTTCCCAAAAATAAGAACAACCTTAAGCAAAGGAGTTATTCTGCCTAGCTTATTATTCATTGTTGGAATAAGTCTGCTAGCTGCTGTATTACCGAGCCAAACCAACCAACTGCTAAATAGTATTAAAAATTTCATTTTTATCAATCTGAATGGGGTATACGTTTGGTCTGTAACAGCATTTATACTCTTTCTCATTTACTTGATGTTTAGTAAATACGGTACGATTAAACTCGGAAGTAATAATAGCAAACCTGAATACTCTTTTTTCTCTTGGATTTCAATGCTATTTGCAGCAGGAATGGGAATCGGTCTAATGTATTTTAGTGTAGCAGAACCCATCCAACATTTTTCAAATGAGGCCTTTAGTGAGCATACGGTCGTACAACGCGCTAGAGATGCTCAAATGTATACCTTCTTTCACTGGGGAATTCACGCTTGGGCTATCTATGCCATAGTGGGATTAGCACTGTCTTATTTTGCTTACCGATATAAACTTCCACTATCCCTTAGAAGTTGCTTCTATCCCTTGTTAAAAGATAGGATAAAGGGAAAATGGGGAAATACAATTGATGTTTTTGCGCTTTGCAGTACTTTTTTTGGTATTACCACTACGTTGGGTTTTGGAGTTGTTCAAATAAACTCTGGTCTTCAGCAATTGGGAATCGTTCCAGAAAATAATTTCATCTATCAAATACTCATTGTAGCTGTCTTGGTATCTTTGTCCATTATTTCTGCTGTAAGCGGTTTAGACAAAGGGGTAAAACTACTAAGCAGTATTAATATTATTGCCGTTGTGATTTTATTGCTTTTCGTATTAATCTTAGGACCAACTGTCTATTTGATTGGAAGCTTTACAGAAGGAATAGGACATTATATTACCAATTTTTTCAATCTAACATTTAACACACACGCTTTCGATGAAAAAACCCAACCCTGGTTTTATGATTGGACTATTTTATATTGGGCATGGTGGATCTCTTGGTCTCCTTATGTAGGACTCTTTATAGCCAAAATTTCAAAAGGGAGAACCATAAAAGAATATATCGCAGCTGTATTACTCTTACCCACCTTATTTAACTTTATTTGGATGTCGGTATTTGGAAATAGCGCCATTTGGTTTGATATGCACATCGCAAATGGAGCTTTAAGCGCTATTGCTAGTAATCCTGATGTTTTGATGTTTAAATTCTTAGATTATTTACCGCTAAGCCAAATTACTAGTTTTCTAACCATTTTAATTATTATTATATTTTTTGTCACATCGGCTGATTCTGGGATGTATGTTATGAATAGTATTGCTACAAAAAATGCTAAAATATCACCCAAATGGCAAACCATTGGCTGGGGTATCTTATTAGCTACCCTATCGTTGTTGCTTTTAAATGCAGGAGGACTCGCTGCTTTACAAAGCATGACACTTATTACGGCTCTTCCATTTTCAATAATTATGCTTTTGTTTATTATCAGCTTAATTAAAGCTTTAACCATTGACCAAAAATATTATGACACTGATTTTTCTAGTACAACAATTACTTGGTCTGGAGACACGTGGAAAGAAAGACTAAAACAAATTGTTTCATTTGATGATAAACAAACCGTACATGAATTTATTGACACCACAGTAAAAAAAGCGTTTGAAGATCTCGAAGCAGAATTTGCAAAAAATAATATCGATGCCAAAATTAACAGGTATGATCATCCTTATAAACTGGAAATAGAAATTAAACACGATCTTATCAACAACTTCATTTATGGAGTGAAAACAGAATCTAAAATTGTTGCAGACTACCTATTAGCTGAAGATAACTTACCCGATGTAGATTCCAATAAAACATTTTATCCCATGTCTTACTTTGGTGATCAACGTCAAGGGTATGATGTTCATATTTTCACTAAAAATGAACTTATTTCAGATGTGCTAAAACACTATGAGCGCTTTATTGAAATTATCTCAGAAAACAAAAACGAAATGTTTGTAAGTAGTAATAC contains the following coding sequences:
- a CDS encoding BCCT family transporter, yielding MSFFPKIRTTLSKGVILPSLLFIVGISLLAAVLPSQTNQLLNSIKNFIFINLNGVYVWSVTAFILFLIYLMFSKYGTIKLGSNNSKPEYSFFSWISMLFAAGMGIGLMYFSVAEPIQHFSNEAFSEHTVVQRARDAQMYTFFHWGIHAWAIYAIVGLALSYFAYRYKLPLSLRSCFYPLLKDRIKGKWGNTIDVFALCSTFFGITTTLGFGVVQINSGLQQLGIVPENNFIYQILIVAVLVSLSIISAVSGLDKGVKLLSSINIIAVVILLLFVLILGPTVYLIGSFTEGIGHYITNFFNLTFNTHAFDEKTQPWFYDWTILYWAWWISWSPYVGLFIAKISKGRTIKEYIAAVLLLPTLFNFIWMSVFGNSAIWFDMHIANGALSAIASNPDVLMFKFLDYLPLSQITSFLTILIIIIFFVTSADSGMYVMNSIATKNAKISPKWQTIGWGILLATLSLLLLNAGGLAALQSMTLITALPFSIIMLLFIISLIKALTIDQKYYDTDFSSTTITWSGDTWKERLKQIVSFDDKQTVHEFIDTTVKKAFEDLEAEFAKNNIDAKINRYDHPYKLEIEIKHDLINNFIYGVKTESKIVADYLLAEDNLPDVDSNKTFYPMSYFGDQRQGYDVHIFTKNELISDVLKHYERFIEIISENKNEMFVSSNTNHKLR